The following are encoded together in the Zingiber officinale cultivar Zhangliang chromosome 8A, Zo_v1.1, whole genome shotgun sequence genome:
- the LOC122012892 gene encoding two-component response regulator-like PRR73, whose protein sequence is MNKEPARSGHQVQDELKEVADTTPSPGEGQELPDEDESMVNEVAEDSKTNQIRDAAQPPGSPHKQPPPIAGSVIRWERILPFRTLKILLVENDDSTRQVVSALLRNCSYEVTAVSNGLQAWKILGDLTNHIDLILTEVVMPGLTGIGLLSKIMTHKTWKNIPVIMMSSNDSMSTVFRCLSKGAVDFLFKPIRKNELKNLWQHVWRRCHSSCGSGSESGIQNQKLIKSKSCDDSGNSSESNDDDSVGLNARDGSDIGSSTQSSWTKHAAEVDSPQPISNSDQLADPPDSTCALVIHPATGALCKDQIPKHLTGEKQGKRKLSGLHKNSEMQSANHPNEQDFTKLVKTKVEKLSEKESKNEGCMGTLQNHGLDVSSARAAVRLGNQTIIRDIKSPSGCSKISEAQDRTLIDLPSLELSLKRLRSIGEGATATQDDRNVLRRSDLSAFSRYHTSAVAVPNQAPTGCGRSCYPIDNISEAIKTESNIISGSNVAPLNQGSNGSSNNKGMGSTRKNCMKPAAHKDKASSTPIIKSTYISAFHPVHFLALGSQEPVQENWENVTASSATGQPREAQHQVPAQHHHHHHYHHHHYHHVQSVQHKMQQSQNQNDTPPKSRAQCCGSSDVLSRQFEGNAANYSISESNSGSNHCSNGKNGSNSSVRVGGMNIESAHGIAGQSGPGNRNGSGSGIGNGIDQNRFAQREVALKKFRLKRK, encoded by the exons ATGAATAAGGAACCTGCGAGAAGCGGTCACCAGGTTCAAGATGAGCTCAAGGAAGTTGCCGATACCACTCCTAGTCCTGGAGAAGGTCAAGAACTGCCAGATGAAGATGAGTCGATGGTCAACGAGGTGGCCGAGGATTCGAAAACCAACCAGATAAGGGATGCTGCACAACCACCTGGTAGTCCCCATAAGCAGCCGCCACCGATAGCAGGTTCAGTCATACGTTGGGAGAGGATCCTCCCGTTCAGGACACTTAAGATTTTACTGGTCGAGAATGATGATTCCACCCGCCAAGTTGTCAGCGCGTTGCTCCGTAACTGCAGCTATGAAG TTACTGCTGTTTCTAATGGTCTACAAGCATGGAAAATACTAGGGGATCTGACTAATCATATTGACCTTATCTTGACTGAGGTAGTCATGCCTGGTTTGACTGGCATTGGTCTCCTAAGCAAAATCATGACCCATAAAACTTGGAAAAACATTCCTGTGATCA TGATGTCATCAAATGATTCAATGAGTACGGTCTTTAGATGTTTATCGAAAGGCGCTGTCGATTTTTTGTTCAAACCTATCAGGAAGAACGAGCTTAAAAATCTTTGGCAGCATGTTTGGAGGAGATGCCACAGT TCCTGTGGTAGTGGAAGTGAGAGTGGCATTCAAAACCAGAAATTAATTAAGTCAAAGAGCTGTGATGATTCTGGCAATAGTAGTGAGAGCAATGATGATGATAGTGTTGGCTTGAATGCGAGAGACGGCAGTGACATTGGTAGTAGTACTCAG AGTTCTTGGACAAAACATGCCGCAGAAGTTGACAGCCCCCAGCCTATTTCTAATTCTGATCAGTTAGCGGATCCACCTGATAGTACATGTGCCCTGGTGATTCACCCTGCAACTGGAGCCTTGTGCAAAGATCAGATTCCTAAACATTTGACGGGAGAGAAACAGGGCAAAAGGAAACTTTCTG GATTACACAAAAATTCAGAAATGCAAAGTGCAAATCATCCAAATGAGCAAGATTTTACCAAACTTGTTAAAACAAAGGTGGAAAAATTATCTGAAAAGGAATCTAAAAATGAGGGCTGCATGGGCACTCTTCAGAACCATGGTTTGGATGTGTCAAGTGCTCGAGCTGCTGTTAGATTAGGCAATCAAACAATAATTAGAGATATTAAGTCTCCCAGTGGTTGCTCCAAGATCTCAGAAGCTCAAGATAGGACTTTAATAGATTTACCTTCCCTTGAACTGAGTTTAAAAAGGCTTAGATCAATTGGTGAGGGTGCAACTGCTACTCAAGATGATCGCAATGTTCTAAGGCGCTCGGATTTATCTGCATTTTCAAG GTATCACACATCTGCTGTTGCTGTTCCTAATCAAGCTCCTACTGGATGCGGCAGAAGCTGCTACCCAATTGATAACATCTCGGAAGCAATTAAGACGGAGTCTAATATTATCTCTGGCTCAAATGTGGCTCCCTTGAATCAAGGTTCTAATGGCAGCAGTAACAACAAGGGCATGGGTTCCACAAGGAAGAACTGCATGAAACCAGCAGCACACAAAGATAAGGCATCATCTACACCAATAATCAAGAGTACATACATCTCAGCTTTCCATCCTGTTCACTTTCTAGCTTTGGGGAGCCAGGAACCTgtacaagaaaattgggagaaTGTAACAGCATCATCAGCAACCGGACAACCAAGGGAGGCCCAGCATCAGGTCCCGGCACAACATCACCATCACCACcactatcatcatcatcattaccACCATGTTCAAAGTGTGCAGCACAAGATGCAGCAGTCACAGAATCAGAATGATACACCACCTAAGAGTAGGGCACAATGTTGTGGGTCATCTGATGTGCTTAGCAGGCAATTTGAGGGAAATGCAGCTAACTATAGCATCAGTGAAAGCAATTCAGGTAGCAATCACTGCAGCAATGGGAAAAATGGGAGTAACAGTTCTGTACGAGTAGGAGGAATGAATATTGAGAGTGCTCATGGTATTGCAGGACAGAGTGGCCCAGGAAACAGAAACGGAAGTGGAAGCGGCATCGGTAATGGTATAGACCAAAACAGGTTTGCTCAAAGAGAGGTCGCCTTGAAGAAGTTTCGCctcaaaagaaaataa